The genomic stretch CCTTAACAAAAGGGCCGAGTTCTCCCACTTGTTTCTATCTCCTTCCGAGGCTCTTGTTGCTTTTATGCCTTGAAACCTGAGTCATGTAGGAAGCGGAGGTGACTAGTAAGTGAAGTGGATCCAGCTCAGTGAAGGCATTTTATAAAAGGATAACTGATGGAGCACCAAAAGACTTTTCTCTTACAAAACCAGATATATGCACAAACTGCCAGCAGATgcagtctgacttttttttttcaagctggttttgctatttttGGGGTAGAATGCTTCAAAGTATCTGGCATGTGGCATCAAGTTTCCTGTAGTAGAAAAGTGAGGAATTGCAGCAACTGTACTTCAGTATCTTCTAGTGTTTATTCATAACGAGTAGGATTGTGCTCTGAAAACCTCCttggcagggaggaaggaagaactCTGTtactgcagggaggagcagcactAGCAGAGCCCAGGCAGTGGCTGTTCAGGAGCAGCACTCGGCTCCTTGTAAGGCAAGTAGGTTGGagtacagaaaatgtgttttgtttttttttttataggggTACGCTGCTTGGGACACGGTTAACTTGCACTCTATGGGTTAATGTTACTGTGCTCTCCGGGGATTTTCAGAAACAGCTGTTGGGATGCTTCCTCACGTACAGGTGTTTAATACTGCTGGCTGACCTTCCCTCTATGTATTGTAATGCTGTCTTTTCATGACAGCAAATGACAATAAACCCTGTCTGTTTCATCATACTGGTGATGTCACTTTGTAGACTTGAATATTAGATTGTTATCATCATTAATACAAGCAGTTGCTTTAGAAGCATGATAGCATGAATCACTTCCGTTAGGAAAATTTATGGACAGAGTATGTAAGTTAGTCTCgcaaactgtcttttttttctttttttttcaaactttaagTTGGGATTCCTAAAGTGAATTGGATTCATAGCTGTCCATTATGCTGCATGTGATTTGACTACTACCAGCTACTTTAGAGGAAAGTACCATTCACTAATAGGCAGCTATTCTTTAACCTGCCCATAGGGAAAAGCTGTTCTGAATCCCCAACAGCTAATAATTGGTGTTATGTGTTTGAGCAGAAAGTTTTATAAACTAGCTAATCTCTACTTTAACTAGTTTTTActcaggatttttttattctgttcctttaCTTGCATGCTTCTCTCTAAAGAAAAACTTAGCCAAAGTAGTGTTAGCTGCCTTTGAGAAACTGAGAGAAGAACAAGAATTAGTGTAGATTGAGCATTTGAATTCTGATTAATttatagtggggaaaaaaaaaggaaggctggTATCTGGGAGTTAATCTAAGCAGTAATTTACACTGCCTAATAACATCCTGTTTGTTTTGATGTAATGAAAAAATGACTGGTGTGGACTAGAGAAGATGATGTTGCTCAGACGCGTGGCAGTACTCTGCAATTCACAAAGAGCTGTGAAGTACTAAGGACGAGTGGAAATGTCTTTTGGGTTGTTTATGtggaaatgtatattttaatgaatcctttaaaatacaaatgaataagAAATTATTCTTGAATATATTAAATTGAACTTGACTTGCCTGTAAAAATGGTGCTACAAAGTTCATCTTTAATCAAAGGATGTACCAGATGTTTGTTCCTTCTGCTGCTTAAAAATAggtttttgttagttttgtttgTGGGTTATGAGCTTAAGAAAAGGGATTGGGGAGGGCAAGAGAAGCCAGGTAGTTGAAACCAGCATCTTGCCTGTTGTAGTTGTACTGgcaaaaatacttctctttttttgctcatGAAACTGCACATGTGCTGTTTTGCCAAAACAAGTATAATGGCTGAGAGAAGATTTATGTTTGTAATCCTAATATCTGGAGAATTCATCTGCACTTGGTGCTGCTGTTCCAAGTTGGTTTACAGCTTAAAACAGGGGTTTGGTCTCAGAAGAGCTTTACCcaagaaagaatacagaaaaactgACATGacatctattttatttcttcatttttaatttttatctcttttctttcttgttctaaTTCTGTAACCTGGAAGCAGTAAACAAAGACAAGGCAAACCCAATTTTTATGTTTGAGGCTTTTGCCTAACTGACAGCGGAGGTGAAATGCAAATAAGTGGGTAAAGGAGGAATATGATAAGCAATTGCTTTCTTGGAGTTGGTATTTCTGAGAAATGGACTGTCCATGGCGTGGCTGCATGCTGATAGGATAGTGTCAGAGTGTTAGTTTGGTTTTAATAGGGAAAATTTAAGAAACCTTTTCTGTGGgtaaaatatcttttccaaatATGCAAGGCTTTAACATTGTGATTTGTAAAAACAGAGTATGATGAAATCattttggcattttaattttgatttttttttttgaaaaactgaactGGAATTACTACTTCTTATCTGCATGTGTGTCTGTCtgaaagtttcattaaaaaggcCCCCTCCCCTGTCTGTCTCATTACCTGAAGGGAGGAGCCCACTTGAAACAATGAATAATTCCTAAACACCATCTTGTATGAAAAGTGAGTGTTGCCTCCTTTCTGCAAACATGCTCTGTGTAtgtttgaagaataaaaattcagattccaacctctgtttaaaaaaaaccctcacaactcccccccacccccccgcaaaaAGGAAACGCCACCTCCCCCCCCGAAACCCCTTTTTCCCATTTGCTGAAGGTACAGTCTAAATCTACTGCTTAAGTCTCTGCCAGGTTGTCCCATCAgtgccccgtccccccccactgctttgtttcagtgttttatattctatatataaaatGTGGGTATACTTTTAaaaaccatttcctttaaaatatttctgggtTAAAGTAGTCTGTCTTGATGAAGCCTGTACATGAATCAACCTCTTTGTAACCTATGTTACAGTAAGAATTTTAGGAATTTCCTTTATTAGGACCCGTTAGTATACTGCAGCCACTGAGTGAGCTGCATTGATTTCTAGGTAAAACAGCCTGAAATTACCTGAAATTTATGGCATATGCCAACCTTCTGTACACTAGTCCTTTTCAGTACGCAAAACTTAAATATCCTGAAGTCGGTCTCTTACTGGCGAGTGTTATCCCGCATTTCATGCTTACAATATTCTTTGTGGAGAAACAGAAATTTGACTCTGAAACTGTTTTTCAGGTTAGTTGACTGCCGCTAATGGCATGGTGAGATGTGTTGAAGAGCAGCTGCGAGGGTGTCCGACGGCAAGGGGACTGCTCTAAAAGCTGGGCTTGCAACATCATGGGCCAGTGTGTCACGAAGTGCAAGAATCCTTCTTCTACCCTTGGCAGCAAAAATGGGGAAAGGGAATCTGGCAGCAAGTCGCATAGTAAGAGAAGTGCAGTCCACAAAGACGACCATGGTTCAGCTTGCGGGAAGTCTTCAGGAGATATACTTGTGAATGGGACAAAGAAAACAGACGCTGCTGTAGAATCTAGTCAGCCTCCAACATTTTCTGGAGATACAAAGAAAGACTCTGTTTCCAGCGCAGAAGAATCTTCGCTCCAAAGGATCGGGGAGTTATTTAGGAGGTATAAGGATGAACGGGAAGATGCCATACTGGAAGAAGGAATGGAACGATTTTGCAATGACCTCTGTGTTGATCCCACTGAATTTAAAGTGCTAGTTTTGGCTTGGAAATTCCAGGCTGCTACCATGTGCAAATTTACAAGGTTAGTTCTTGTAGaacttgtaattattttcatatgttaAAGTATATCCTGTCATCTgtatgttggagagacagcctcaTTAGCTTCACTTATTTCTTCTAACACTTGCATTTTGATCAAATTAATTCCTACCACTGTGGAAGGTAAGCTTTGTATTGTCCTCTTTTCCCCTTGCCCTCACAGTGGGTTTCAgaattgaaaatgtgtttttggACATTATGCTGCTAATGATGAGCAGTGTAGTGAGATTCTGTAGACATTCATTTATTCTTGATTTACCAAAAGCAGTTTTACTGTATCCAGCATTATCTTGGTGAAAGATAATTGgacactgaaattaatttttgctttaatgtgCGATTCCTTAGTAATTGCTACCAACTCTGTTGTTATTCTGTGAAAGAATGACAGACTGCTTCCTAAGCATTGTTCCTGCCCAACCAATGTTATACTTAATGTCTTTTTTGAAGTGTAATCCTGTTAAAGCATAGAGAGGGAAGGAAACGCAAGGTTTTTGACACTGGTAGCTGTTTCATACTGGCTGACAAGTGATTGGTATTTAAAGTGCTGTCTGTCCTTCTGGACAAGGGGGTCAGTCAGCAGGCTTATAGCATATGTGATGCTATAGGAAACGACAGAATGGCTAAAACTTAccaggaaaaaccaaacaaacaaaacccaaatccgAAACTACAACAGCCCCCCCCCAACTTTGATAATCAATGTCCAGGTAAGAGCAAGTAAAGACTTCCTACAGGGACTTGCTGAGAGAgaatgaattttttattttttggtctaTTTAGATTGGTTTGAGTAATGCTACCTATTTCTACTTAGCTTATGACTTTCAAAACTACTTTGGTGTTGTGAGCCTTGAAGCAAGCCTCTGCTGTGCACTGAACACAGATGGCTTTTCCAGCATCTTCAGAGTCTTTGTGGATGTGGGTGTGTGTCAAATGGATGAGTTACTCTGGAATGCAAATGTGGATTTACTAGAGGCTGGTGGTGCAAGTATTTGCTAACATGGTAAAGGAATTGCAAGTAGTATCTGTGATTCTGCACAACCACCATGAGTTTTATTAACATCGTTTTGGTTTTCTTGGAGAGAGGGCAAATCTAGTGGTGAGAGGTTACCTTTGTTTAACGGCACACTCCATGATATGGGTGTTGATCAACTTGTTCCATCAAGGAAAGCAATGCGGTCTTCTGTTCTCCTGAGTGCTGCCCCATCTCCTGTCTTCCCTCCAGCCCGTCCTGCATCAGTCTGCTGGCTTTGGTTAATATTGGCTGGTTATAACACTTGCTCATGAGCGTTAAAGAAATCAGAGCTAACCATCTACCTACTTGGCTAGATGATTAGTAGGCTAATTAGAATAGGACTGGTGCTTCAAGCAGTGTTTATACGTTGCATTGTAGCCTGCGTTGTGTGATGCTGTGCTCTCTTCCACTCTCTCGGCAGGTGCCTTGCTGACCATCGCCATTGGCAccctttttattttgcaggctgGAAGAGCAACCAAAAACCACAGGAAAGCCACCAGTGAACTGCTCTGTCCCTTGAGAACAGCTCGCCCAGAGCATGGGCGTTTAGACATGGGCAGTATTGAATCAAGCTGGTTTATATATGGCGCTTCAGGGTGTAAATGTGGTGTTTTCAAACATTTGGCATTTCTTCAGTGGTaaattttattcactttttattGTGAAAGGCACTGGATGTGGTATTATCGAGTAGTCAGAGAGCCAGACAGCAAAATGTCTTTTGAATGCTAACGGTGCCCCAGCAGATCTGAATGGTGTCTGTGGTTCCCCAAGCCATGAGAAATTTCTTGGAATTGTCTCTCCTTCCAGTAGCTCCCATTGCCAAGATTTTTGTGCTACTTGGGCTGAGAGCACACTTTGTCTTGTCCAGACAACCCTCTTCTGATTTGGCCTAGCTGAACGGAGATGGGAAGCACATGAGGTTGGTGGGAAGCGCTCGCACtaatttctcttctcttgcttAATAGGAAGGAGTTTTTTGAAGGCTGCAAAGCAATAAACGCAGACAGCATTGACGGCATTTGTGCAAGGTTCCCCAGCCTCTTAAACGAAGCCAAGCAGGAAGATAAATTCAAGGATCTCTATCGTTTCACCTTCCAGTTCGGCCTGGACTCTGAAGAAGGACAGAGGTCGCTACATCGGGAAATAGCCATTGCCCTTTGGAAGTTAGTCTTCACCCAAAACAAGCCCCCCATTTTGGACCAGTGGTTACACTTCCTAATCGAGAACCCCTCAGGAATCAAGGGAATCTCCCGGGACACGTGGAACATGTTTCTAAATTTTACTCAGGTGATTGGACCGGACCTTAGCAACTACAGCGAGGACGAGGCCTGGCCGAGTCTCTTCGATACCTTTGTGGAGTGGGAAATGGAgcgaaggaaaaaggaagaggaaaccaAATGTATTACGTCTTCGGACACAGAGGGCCTGTGTGCGGAGGAACAGACTTAGCGGCGTCGACGCAGCAGTGACGAAATCAACCTGTTGCCCTTCATGAAATGTAAACTCTGGATGTTTCTGGAAATTACCGAGGCTCCAGATTTTTCTACTTTACACCTTTTTCTGCCTTGTCTTTGAAAGGGCTCTAAAATGCTGTATCATGTTTTAGGCACTTTCTTAATTTTGGTTATTCCTTTTACTCTTGCCCTGAAATATTTGACCCTGGCTACAAGTTAAGcgttcttgggggtttttttaagacttcagaTTAGTATAAATAAGTCTGATATTTCTTGCACAATGTAGATCTTTTTAGTTAGGTTAAATTAACATTGCTAAATTATACAGTGCCGGATTAAGTTTTTCATACTACATCTGTCAGGGCAGGTCTGTACTGTGTGTAGTGCTGTTTACATTGTTGAAATTTTAGGCTGTAATAATTTTAAGGTTT from Mycteria americana isolate JAX WOST 10 ecotype Jacksonville Zoo and Gardens chromosome 12, USCA_MyAme_1.0, whole genome shotgun sequence encodes the following:
- the DCUN1D3 gene encoding DCN1-like protein 3, producing the protein MGQCVTKCKNPSSTLGSKNGERESGSKSHSKRSAVHKDDHGSACGKSSGDILVNGTKKTDAAVESSQPPTFSGDTKKDSVSSAEESSLQRIGELFRRYKDEREDAILEEGMERFCNDLCVDPTEFKVLVLAWKFQAATMCKFTRKEFFEGCKAINADSIDGICARFPSLLNEAKQEDKFKDLYRFTFQFGLDSEEGQRSLHREIAIALWKLVFTQNKPPILDQWLHFLIENPSGIKGISRDTWNMFLNFTQVIGPDLSNYSEDEAWPSLFDTFVEWEMERRKKEEETKCITSSDTEGLCAEEQT